A genomic region of Halopelagius longus contains the following coding sequences:
- the gvpM gene encoding gas vesicle protein GvpM: MKPSKGDQHAVVDLVDMLLHKGAVVEADVLITVADIPLVGLKLRAALAGMATMREYGMFEEWDEIQRELSREEVARHPMRSRLTAPTDGKKKSDADES; the protein is encoded by the coding sequence GTGAAACCGAGTAAGGGCGACCAACACGCGGTCGTCGATCTAGTCGATATGCTCCTCCACAAGGGGGCCGTCGTCGAGGCGGACGTGCTCATCACCGTCGCGGACATCCCCCTCGTGGGGTTGAAACTCCGCGCCGCCCTCGCGGGCATGGCGACGATGCGGGAGTACGGCATGTTCGAGGAGTGGGACGAGATACAGCGAGAACTGAGTCGGGAGGAGGTAGCCCGACACCCCATGCGGTCTCGACTCACCGCGCCGACCGACGGGAAGAAGAAATCGGATGCGGACGAATCGTAG